DNA sequence from the Cyprinus carpio isolate SPL01 chromosome B13, ASM1834038v1, whole genome shotgun sequence genome:
CCTGTCCATCCAGGGAGTGTGAAGACGGCGCTTTCTCCACCCTCTCTGCTGATGGTAGTGTTTCTTGAGTCATGGAAACATTCAGACTGTAAACTAATAGATGTCTCATCAGCTGCCACCGTATACAAAAAAACCACACCCACCAGTGCACCCCATAATCAGCTCAGCTCTGATTCATGGCAAAACATGAGCACGGGAATCAGAGAGCACTGTACTGTCTTCATGGGTGTATTCAAAGGGTGGATGTATGATTCCCCTTGAATTATTCTGATTAGGCTGTTTCAGAGCTTCGAAAATGATTACGCCCTTTGATTCATGCCAATATGACCAGATTATTAGACAACATATGTCTCAGAGAGCATGCACAAGATTTAAAGAGCTATTAAGTTTGGATTTGCAGCGCCATACTCCTGTTTCATTCTGTTCAcagtacatttgttttatttctttgaggGACAGCTATATCACATACAGACTGTACATTCAGAAAAAACCTATAGTCTTGCGATCAACACCAGGTTATCTGTACAGGATTTGAAACATGACCATTTGTAATATAGAGATTAACTGAATATTAATGATACAGTGTACAGTAATTGCAGAAACTGACTCAGACATTTCCATGACAGGGGTTGCTAAATTAACTTTCCccataattcataaaatttcataattttctttAGTGTTCTGTGTTTATGCATCAACATGTACTGTAGCTACAGTAAATCTAAGTCTATAAAGTATTAAAACgttgataattatatataaaatgttgataattacatatatatatatatatatatatatatatatatatatatatatatatatatatatatatatatatatatatatatatatatatatatatatatatatatatatatatatatatatatataaacgtttcATATGAATAAAGTACTATATAGGTCCAGACtagttttataataaattcatattaaagtAACAAAATAGTTTTGGAGGACACTACAAACTCACTTTCTGTGtctcacacaaacatgcatacacTTGTTGAACAATTTATCAACACAACATccatgtataaaatgtttttacattattaatttatcatgAATCGCCTGACAACATCATGAAGTTACTTCTCACTGCCATCAGATATGACAAAACCAGCCACACAGTTTACATACACaaacattatgtatatattatacagtatggtTCAAAAGCTGGGAATCACtttaacattatgtttttttttttttttttttttggatggggaAGGGGGTGATTATTTTGCTCAGTGAAGCTTATAattgatcaaaatacatttacaacacttatattgcatatatattactattgtaaataactgtttatttacaACTGTTGTAATCTTATAAGATCTAATCGGGACAGAAAGAGTGGATGGCCTAGATACACAATAAGAAGAGGACAGACCCAAGAAAGCATGAGATGAAGCTTCATCTTCTTAATTGCaagaatatatacagtacaggtctgTACATAAAGTCTGAGTATTGCTGtcttatacaataaaaaacttCACTGTAGAATGAATGTAGGTTGggtcattttatttcaatatcacAACAAGTTActgctgaaaatatataaataagatgtGAGATTGTGAGATTCTAGAAATAATTGGCCAAAAGGCATATAGGCACAATGTAAACAGAATCCAGAATAATCTGTTTATGTAAAGACAtcccttctgaaaaaaaaaaaaaaaaaaaacacaaaacaatagacaccatcacaaaattttaatggttttactggaaactgtaatggtctctgttggtctctactgttaaaaccaataaatcctaatggaatatgtcccaaaacacactacagaaaccATTGACcatgggaaaaaaatactatggaagtcaaccaccaactgtttgattaccagcaatcttcaaaatatcttattttatgttcaacataagaaagcaactcatacaggtttggaacaacatgagggtgagtaaatgacagaattttcacttttgggtgaactatccctttaatggttaAAAggtgatggtttgtaatgttttctgtgattgttctatttatttatatattagggACAGCTAGTCATTGGGATTCTGCAGCTCAGAAACTTCACAGTAATAACTGTGTAACTCTAAAGGCACTGTAAAAGTTTATTGTCAATTTAAAGTGAAACTCTGCAGTGTTGAAGAAAGTCAACATGATTCATTGCTTGTGTCACTTGAGTGGCGTTCGAGGGCCCAGCCCTGAAGCCATCCATTCAAACAGGTCGAGCCTCTCCAGATCGGGTTTCACTGCGGGGTGGAGCTCAGGGAAAGTTTCAGATAAAGACTGGCCTGAAAACATTCAGAGAGCTTCTTCATACTCGCGCAGGAGACACAAAACAGCGTTATTGCACAAAATGTTTCGTTGTGGAATCTCGTATCCGAGGTGCAGGTGGATCCTGCCTCTGCTTCTGCTGTTTGCCATTATTTTTGACATTATCGCCATCGCAGCGCAGTCCGGATGGGTGGAGGACGAGAACGCGAAGACGCACTACGCCAGCATGTGGAGGCAGTGCCGAGGCCGCGGCGACCAGTGGGACTGTAAATCTCTCATGGATCTCCGTGAGTATTCACCTCCAGTCCTGAGAACGATTGCATTCAAATACAGCAAAAATGAAGCGTTCCCCGAAAACGTTTTCTGCTCAGGTCAGGGGGTCAGGCTGCTTAACTTGAGCTGATTAGTAGCTATGTCACAATATAAtgctatataaaatgtaataatacaatGTTTGCATCCTGTAAGTGTTAGTTCCCTGCTTCTTTTGTGTGAATTAATTGTTTCTCATTCTGAAAGCTTATGAATTCTTAATAAAGCCAGGTTTTGTTAGTTTATGTTTTGTTAGGCTTATTCAATTAGATCAACTAAATTATGATAAATATACTATTTACAGCTGAATAAACTACACTTTAATATGTGATAATTGGTAGTGAGTTGCACATTGTAAATACCTCTCGAACAAACAACACACTGACTTGATCTAAAAAATGATAACTGTGGTATCAGACCATAAAAtatgtgtttggtttttatttttacaacatcTATATCTTATTTTCTATATCTATAGCTACTCTGGGGGATATGGAAATAACTGATGtcagtttaacagttttaaaagttGACATCTTATATAACCAGTGGAACCAGTTATATAAAttagaggagactgttgacagcTTTGCAAACACTTTTAAGCTCCAGGCAAAACCTGTCTTTTTTCTTCTTGCGGTCTTCCCCTTATCTTAGCTCTTAAGTCGTTGGGGAAGTCGTGGGGGAAGTcgttggcctaatggttagagagttcccaatcgaagggttgtgagttcgagtctcgggccggcaggaattgtgggtggggggagtgaatgtacagcgctctctccaccctcaataccacgacttaggtgcccttgagcaaggcactgaaccccaactgctccccgggcgccgcagcataaatggctgcccactgctccgggtgtgtgttcacagtgtgtgtgtgttcactgctctgtgtgtgtgcacttcggatgggttaaatgcagagcacaaattctgagtatgggtcaccatacttggctgaagtCACGTCACTTATCTTAGCTCTTATTTTCATTAGTTTGCAAATAGAACATGTTTAAACTGAGGCCTATCAGTAGAGATCTGTCCATTTCAATAAAGGTTATTTTTGTAGTAATAAGATGCTGTGACGTGCTCTTTATGAACAGTAGtgtgtttaaatgatttataaatggaTACTAGTCTACATATGGTGATGTTTATTTGGTTAGCATTTACTATCTCTTTAAATCTCTTGTGTTATATGTTAGTAACTGGCATGAAAAATACAATGATGTATATCTGAGGATTGTGACCAGAGTGTCGATCAAGCAGTTTTTTATTTACAGCAATTCCTGAATACCAACAATCATTCATGTCTGAGTGATGAATTGAGTTGAAATAGAGTTAGACCAAATAagactaccccccccccccccccccccacgaaCCACACCCTTCCCTCCCCCATGCTCTCCACCTCAAGCACCCTGGGTGTGACTGTATTCACTTGACTTCTTGGAGCAAAAACACATTCCTCTATTGAGTGTTAGGAAGCCAAGCATTGTCTCTACAAGTCCTCGCAGCAGCACTGAGTCATGCCCAAGTGAAACTAGTTAAACATTGCCGTCGATCTGTTAATGTGTAACCATCCATGTTACAACCCATCGTGGAAACTCACCTCCTGTATTTGTTCTGCTTCCCTAAAGTTCAAGTCGATTAGTTAAAGAGAAATGAGATACACAAGCATTGCATTCACAGTACCTTGTTTATTgtacagtttgtttttaaaaagtccctacaaatattaaaaccaaacttatgacttaatattaactttattttatatagcgctACTATAGCGCCCTTAAAGGAGCTTCTCAAAAGCGCTTAACAATGTTAAAGTATACATGTAGAATTAAAACAGGAATACAGGATGAACAAGAGAGCACAGGAAGATCAAATAAACAAGAGACAGCAATACGAGTTTTAAAAATGCAGAGAGACTATGCTTCCCGAATTTCAGCTGTGGTTTCTTTACTGTATTGGAATACATTAGTGTGATGAAACAAGTACGCAGCATATCGTTGAAGGTCTTCTTCTCGGTTCTTCTTCCAGCATGGGCCCAGGCAGTCGCTGCTCTGATGATCATAGgcctcatcatcctcatcatcgcCTTCATCATCTCATTTGTGGCTCTCTGCTGTAGCCTCAACATCGCTCTGCTGCCTGTAGTCGGAGGCTTGCTTATTTTTGCCGGTAAGACATTCACTAAACCTATCAGTCTGTTGGATATCAGGGGCTGTTGTCACATTCAAATTGGCCAAAATATTAGTCCAGTCCTTCTGAGGAAGTTCCACAGCAAGGGCTTTGTCTATTGAGTGCTTTCTAAATAATGCATGGATGCTGGGCTGGGCGGTGTGTGATGGGATATAAATACGTGACGAAAAAACCAGTCGAGATTTGGCTGTACTGTGGTTGGTGTATCAGTGGACAGGACGGCTTTAGGTTATTAATACAGCGTTTATAAACAATACATGGCTGAACGTACCCAATCAAGACAAAGAAAGACTTCTTATGAAGGTGCAGTGTGACGCAGAGTTTACAGATATATACAGACTGTGCTTTTGGTCTTTCTGCCCTGCTTTTGTTTTGCTGTCGCTCTTACCCCTCCCCGTCCTCTTCACTTGTATTCAGGTGAAAGGTAAGAACGGCTGTTTTGTTCCCCCTCGCTTATTCATTGCCAGACTGAAGCATagcctcttcttctttttcatttgtcttttattattttcactaatcacaaatttttgttctttaaatacaCCGTCTCTGTTTTCAGTTTCatcatgaaatgtctgatctgatAACTCTGATAGCCTGCTCCCTCTGTATCAGCAATAGTCCTTCAGTTTGAGGTGGAGTCTATGACGGCACTGTTGCTGGAAGCGTCAGACTCAGCCCTGAGTGAAAGTTCCCAACACACCCAAACAGGGCTTGGCCTTCGCTCACATGTCTGTGCAACACTTGCAGATTCACCTGGCTGGCTCGCCCACAGAGCTTTAAGCTactcattaaacattttaatggacCAACACAAATTGGTGCCAAGTTTGTATTAGGTGCTGTTCATAAAACACTTAAGAAGAAAACTTGTTGGATACCACAGGAATACTtagccattcatttttttttttttttttttttttttatgcacgaTTTTTCAGAGCACCTTTTTGTTggccaaaaacacatttcatccaCATTAAGTGTGTGGATGTCATTGCATAAGACAGGAAAATATATCAAACCGCATGGCTACATTGTTTTCGGTGCCTCAAGCAgggcatttaataaaaataggaTTGTTTGCTATGAAATCATACAACTGTGTTGACAGATGAagtgtgtaataaaaataaaagtattaggacacttttatttttaagcacaggttatgacattttatttcagaacTAGTGTCACTTTCTAAGCTATGGATGTTTGAAAGCTAGATGTTGGCATTAATGAGTTTGACTCCTAGTgaagttgctttggattaaagcatctgccaaatgtaaaTGAAGTCAGTTCCCCGCAGGTTCACACAGGTGTGCTAGCTTTTACCTTTGGCTATGTTCCTCTGATGTTTTGTTTCTGAACAGGGAGTCTATTGTTTTATCAACCGAAACCTAAATGTGTGCTTACGTTGTctgtctttcaaataaatgccacctgGTTCAgtattttgcttttaaacagttttaaatgtaaCTTGAGAGTTTTAAGGTTACTGtaactgacctttttttttattttgaacaagaTTTGTTGCAAACTGTGCAGTGCACATCCTTTGAGCTATGAAGTGACTCTGCTTTCTGTCGTTCCAGTAATCATCCAGATAATCGCTCTGATCATCTACCCTGTCAAGTTCAACGAGCAGATCTATGAAGGTTATTACAACTACACCTGGGCATACGGCTTCGGCTGGGGGGCGACCATCCTGATGCTGGGCTGCGGGATCCTCTTCTGTTGTCTTCCTCGCTACGAAGATGAGCTTTCCGGCATGGCCAAGACCAATTACATCTACACCTCTGCCTGAAACCCCAAATACTCCACCTCTCATAAAGGACAATGTTATGCCACCCAAGCCTAAAAGTCAGTGCTCACCGATCTCCAAAACCATTTTCATCTTCCCAAACCAAACATAGGACCATACTGACTTTGATGAGGGCTGTCCGTGCACTTTTGTCTAACTTTTAGGACTAATgcaattaacttttaattaataatcattcACAAACAGACTGggctttgatgtttttattattattatttttttttaaatgtcactcaGCACAGATTGAACTCCACAAAGCATTATTCCGAATCTCCATATTACACAGTTTACATTACAGTGTCCTTCacatattacatgtaaatataattaaatccaGTAAGTAATCTACATTAATACAACTCAGAAAACAACTAGGTGCATGAAGTTTGCTTAACAATTTACACTGTAACATCAAAACTGCCATTTAAAGTGTGACTGagttttgttatttgtatatttcttGAACATCTCTACATATCaacattaagaaaatatttttatgacgtaactgtatttttacattaatgtgtCATCCCATGTCAGGCCGTTCTTGTTTATCTCAGTAGCGGCCGTGCATGCTTGATTGCACACTTCCCTAAAGTGCTCTTATTGTCAGTGAAGAGTGGGTGCTTTGTgaactaaggtttttttttcctaatcGTGAGCTTGGTTTTATAGTAAAATTGGTGAGCAAgtggataaaaacacaaaacacagcaaCCTGATGTTTTTCTGATATTGAAAAATCTTGATGCATTCATTCCATCATCATTTTGTTTCAATTAGACTGTTTGATGTGTATGtggaaaaaatgtataaaaagtacTTGGCTTGTAAACTTTGcaaaattttagtgttttttgagcattttactagaatatattgttttctctctctctgtgtgtgtgtgtgtgtgtgtgtgtgtgtgtttcactttgCTATTTTGCGGTTCTTTTGTGATTATAATATGAATATCAATCTTCAATAAAAGGGAGCCTTGCTGTTAAGACACCAATcagaactgtttatttttattttttttgttttgttttgttttgtgatcttGCTGGTCTATTAATttaatcccaccggtcacaatagtgaccgtaaaagaggttttcatttataaagctgttaaaaaccttactgactgatgttttagtgcacttcatgcaaatatgggggggggggggggggggggggggggggggggggggggggagataaGGGTCTCAATCAAATATGTGCAGTTTCATGtgattagtgcaaattgtcacatgaccagagcagcttatttcctgtttgagaagatgatgactgcatcaaagctccaaaatgaAAGTCTAGTAAAGTATGTTAACATAAAGATATGGTACACATTATCTTtaaggtgtctagtattaatatatgaattcacatatattcagttttgttgagtgtggtcatagaatgagtaaacatctTGATGGTCACAATCAAGTGACCATCAAGTGGGATAACAGTGAACTCAGGTATACAGTATAAATCCAGCTGCAGTTGTTAgtgaaaattacactaaaatgttgcaatgacaaaaaattgcaaaattgatGTTGTAATTCTGGTAGCAATAACTAAGCCAAGACTTTAAGACCTTTAAAGGCCAAGCCTATATTGCTAGAAGAATTATACAGAATTCATCTAACCTATCTATCCAGTTCTGTCCCAAATCAACCATCACATTAAGAGCATGGCAGCAAAACTACAATAAGTTGCTTGCTtctccagaaaaaataaatacatttctggtTAAAAAGGTACGGTGCCCATAAGGTGACATGtccggttcacttagttttgtcgtggccacgagatattaGTTTGAGGGAACATCATATTAACTCatgggaacgtgatattatgtcatggccatgagatcattttgtcgaggtaacaacatccttatgtcgtggccacgagatgttatgttgaaagaacgacatatttttctcgtggccatgagtttaatgcgtaaacataCCTGCGTGACCATTGCaaccgggattatcagagatggattaatttatattttattttgaagaaattattatattatttattatagaaattattacattattaaattattacaataaccATAGGCATTCGCTACCGGACTGTATTACGTGCGGTAGTCAGCTTTCAAATGAAGttcatcatgaataaatgttacataaagtgcataatataaaacaggcctacaagaaaacatttttatccatcctacagtcttgtaagtccattaactgatcgtcttttccccgtaatatttgtatattattatcattattagcct
Encoded proteins:
- the LOC109091356 gene encoding p53 apoptosis effector related to PMP-22-like, with translation MFRCGISYPRCRWILPLLLLFAIIFDIIAIAAQSGWVEDENAKTHYASMWRQCRGRGDQWDCKSLMDLPWAQAVAALMIIGLIILIIAFIISFVALCCSLNIALLPVVGGLLIFAVIIQIIALIIYPVKFNEQIYEGYYNYTWAYGFGWGATILMLGCGILFCCLPRYEDELSGMAKTNYIYTSA